One part of the Bacteroidia bacterium genome encodes these proteins:
- a CDS encoding ATP-binding protein, which yields MPSSVKRKLCLYLLLLCNSIFLNAQGPDSLNKELENHLLIQLKNTDSDSERLKVYLDLVQLVRYKDANKMIDYSNQGLLVARRIDEASSIAYLSFMNGTGKFLKGKHQAAIEAFDRSLAAGEALKDTTYAFALNGMGNAFESMGDSYHAILNYEKVIRLGDSLQNPLIATLGLGNISSVYIRNKDFKDAKPYLIKALKLAEKNNISRIKAFAYTDLGVVYKEEMAYDSAIHYLRKSVILSTKKQLFPYIGASAYNGLAQIYFAQKDNKKSLQASSQAIKLAEESKNQMILASAYLTKMLTLKDENKFDQAVQLGFQIRELAKNAHIFEEELEALQQLAEIYYAKEDYKQAYKYQKLHSLRKSEFETKREIRNDLIEKLREELKKQKEENRASLAKVNEVQDFFSRNKVLGFGMMTFSLILLLVLIVLYKRVRDKETDRILSFSKLERDQVNMYKKQLFTLIFIFYPPIIIHQYIWSGPLPAIIHGTLLCLIIFIRFSHSKGIEFPMYWLSVCFYFSIALLPLYLGPIDTAFASIVAVFLNAYYQAENSRQRLLNYVLFPLTYGVYSLLSKVQPNPLTEDVFGYSLLVGFISICAIFLVVIYINKGTLDFKQALWKSNDFLRQITDLNPHYIFAKDEEGKFTLANRAMAQNMGRSSEELIGKYDEHIFYTEENRQSYEDDISVLKEGKTIDRKEELLVNAKGERRYFQTIKKPIYNENWEITGMLGVATDITDLKVAERERIQREATLNAIISSIPDPIFVIDANMKPIIFNKEFYNMADIGSIAYKEEIMDYLQRTLPREFSRKYAGVIQDVLSGNSYSGFDLLDSQFGEVHYEISGTPVRDKHNKIIGAIMLGLNVTEKNKQRQLINRQIIDLNQKNEELEKYIESNMSLENFAYLASHDLKAPLRTIISFSQLFEKRVRAKLKPQETELLNFVIGASKNMERLINDLLEYSRVNTKKLDPRPLVVKPLIREVINELSSTIQEKKARFQLKNIPEVIIADSPKFRRLLQNLITNALKFSKPDKAPRIMISVTEEEKAWIFMVKDNGIGINDKYKSKIFMLFQRLHGDTDYEGTGIGLAMVKKIVEQHQGKIWVESTQGKGSKFFFSIPKDLHEKKDIEE from the coding sequence ATGCCCTCATCTGTTAAGCGTAAGCTATGCCTTTACCTTCTGCTCCTTTGTAATTCAATTTTTTTAAACGCCCAGGGTCCGGACAGTTTGAATAAAGAGCTGGAAAACCACCTTCTCATTCAACTGAAAAACACAGATTCCGATTCAGAAAGACTCAAAGTTTATCTGGACCTTGTACAGCTTGTCCGCTATAAAGATGCGAACAAGATGATCGACTACTCCAATCAGGGATTACTGGTTGCGAGGAGGATCGATGAGGCTTCCTCTATTGCTTACTTGTCCTTTATGAATGGGACCGGTAAGTTTTTGAAAGGAAAGCATCAGGCTGCCATTGAAGCCTTTGATCGATCATTGGCGGCAGGAGAAGCCTTAAAGGATACCACCTATGCCTTCGCCCTCAATGGAATGGGAAATGCCTTCGAATCGATGGGCGATAGTTATCATGCTATTCTCAATTATGAGAAGGTAATTAGGCTGGGGGATAGTTTGCAGAACCCCTTGATAGCCACCCTGGGCTTGGGAAATATTTCCAGTGTTTACATAAGAAATAAAGACTTCAAGGATGCCAAACCATATCTTATCAAGGCATTGAAGCTTGCTGAAAAGAATAATATCAGTCGAATCAAAGCTTTCGCTTATACCGATCTAGGAGTAGTATATAAAGAAGAGATGGCCTATGATTCGGCTATTCATTATCTGAGGAAATCGGTCATTTTATCCACCAAAAAACAACTCTTCCCATATATTGGAGCCTCTGCATATAATGGTCTGGCGCAGATCTATTTTGCCCAAAAAGACAATAAAAAGTCTTTACAAGCTTCTTCCCAGGCGATAAAACTGGCTGAGGAATCCAAGAATCAGATGATCCTGGCATCTGCTTATCTGACCAAAATGCTTACCCTGAAGGACGAGAACAAATTTGATCAGGCCGTTCAGCTCGGTTTTCAGATACGGGAACTAGCCAAAAATGCCCATATTTTTGAAGAAGAACTTGAGGCTTTACAGCAATTGGCAGAGATATATTATGCGAAAGAAGATTATAAACAAGCTTATAAATACCAGAAATTACACTCTCTAAGAAAATCAGAATTTGAAACAAAAAGAGAAATTCGAAACGATCTGATTGAAAAACTCAGGGAGGAACTAAAAAAACAGAAAGAGGAAAACAGAGCTTCCTTAGCCAAAGTCAATGAGGTTCAGGATTTCTTCTCCAGAAATAAAGTCCTTGGATTTGGGATGATGACCTTCTCCCTTATTCTTCTTTTGGTATTGATCGTCTTATATAAAAGGGTTAGAGATAAAGAAACAGATCGAATTTTGAGTTTCTCGAAGCTGGAAAGGGATCAGGTAAATATGTATAAGAAACAGTTGTTTACCCTGATATTCATTTTCTATCCTCCCATCATTATCCACCAGTATATTTGGTCAGGACCATTACCCGCTATCATCCACGGTACGCTTTTATGCTTAATTATATTTATTCGTTTCTCTCATTCAAAGGGAATAGAATTTCCGATGTATTGGTTATCGGTTTGTTTTTATTTTTCAATTGCGCTTCTTCCTCTTTATCTGGGGCCCATTGATACTGCATTTGCATCCATTGTAGCTGTATTTCTAAATGCTTATTATCAGGCAGAGAATAGCAGACAACGATTGCTAAATTATGTTCTCTTTCCGCTCACCTATGGGGTTTATTCTCTCTTGTCCAAAGTTCAACCCAATCCCCTTACGGAGGATGTCTTTGGTTATTCATTGTTGGTCGGCTTTATCTCCATTTGTGCCATATTCCTGGTGGTTATTTATATAAACAAAGGTACCCTGGACTTTAAACAGGCTTTGTGGAAAAGCAATGATTTCCTCAGGCAAATCACCGATCTGAATCCTCACTATATTTTTGCCAAGGATGAAGAAGGAAAGTTTACCCTCGCAAATCGGGCAATGGCCCAAAACATGGGACGAAGTTCGGAGGAGCTCATCGGGAAATATGATGAACATATCTTTTATACAGAGGAAAACCGACAAAGCTATGAGGACGATATTTCTGTGCTAAAGGAAGGAAAAACCATAGACAGAAAAGAGGAGCTTCTTGTAAATGCTAAAGGAGAAAGACGGTATTTCCAGACCATCAAGAAACCCATCTACAATGAAAATTGGGAGATAACGGGTATGCTGGGAGTCGCAACAGATATTACAGATTTGAAAGTAGCTGAGCGGGAACGAATCCAACGGGAAGCTACCCTCAATGCCATCATTAGTTCTATCCCCGATCCCATCTTTGTTATCGATGCCAATATGAAACCCATAATCTTTAACAAAGAATTTTACAATATGGCCGACATAGGCTCTATTGCTTATAAGGAAGAGATCATGGATTATCTCCAACGTACCCTTCCCCGGGAATTTTCGAGAAAGTACGCAGGCGTCATACAAGATGTCCTCTCTGGCAATAGCTATAGTGGCTTTGATTTATTGGACTCTCAATTTGGAGAAGTACACTACGAAATATCCGGTACGCCCGTACGAGACAAGCACAATAAAATTATTGGTGCAATTATGCTCGGCCTGAATGTAACCGAAAAGAATAAGCAGAGACAATTGATCAATCGCCAGATCATTGACCTCAATCAAAAGAATGAGGAATTGGAAAAATACATCGAATCCAATATGAGTCTTGAGAACTTCGCCTACCTGGCTTCTCATGATTTGAAAGCACCTCTGCGGACAATTATTAGCTTTAGTCAGCTATTTGAAAAGCGGGTGAGAGCCAAACTCAAGCCCCAGGAAACAGAACTTCTGAATTTTGTCATAGGCGCCTCCAAAAACATGGAACGCCTCATCAATGATCTACTTGAATATTCTCGGGTAAATACCAAAAAGCTCGACCCAAGACCTCTGGTGGTAAAACCACTTATCAGAGAGGTTATCAATGAACTTTCCTCAACTATTCAGGAAAAGAAAGCGCGTTTCCAACTTAAAAACATACCAGAAGTAATTATAGCAGACAGCCCCAAATTCAGAAGGCTCCTGCAAAACCTCATTACCAATGCCCTGAAATTCTCAAAGCCAGATAAGGCTCCTCGCATTATGATCTCTGTAACAGAGGAGGAGAAAGCCTGGATCTTTATGGTCAAGGATAATGGAATCGGTATAAACGATAAATACAAATCCAAGATTTTCATGCTCTTCCAACGATTGCATGGAGATACCGATTATGAAGGTACTGGTATAGGTCTGGCCATGGTGAAAAAGATTGTTGAACAGCATCAAGGCAAAATCTGGGTGGAATCTACGCAAGGCAAAGGCAGTAAATTTTTCTTTAGCATACCTAAAGATTTACACGAGAAAAAAGATATTGAGGAATAA
- a CDS encoding ATP-binding protein, whose protein sequence is MLFLLFGTALYLYDQDHTDYKILSEVETQLQRDFNSCLAYFSGDSIEGRDSKEFCPSCELIYDETGKLYSWSNYKMLPAQSFINRIKDFPKDPILNLGSRRYFQTQRNLGDSTEVLFFPLHIPYRVFNSNLVPYFFLGSYKSYFYGNGNEKYLKDLIINFGNEDLGADIRIRDPEGNIIYTLSNVPTIVFRSFIRYSVLALIILGAIFLAVYLRIYALNRNHYRYFINVSLFVGIILIRALMFFLGLPGDYWDLDLFSPDILAFDPFFAPSLGELTINIFTIFALAWILYVHLFRLSNLLYRKIVQRHVLAWVCMLCTLFLSSYILYEYISLFSTLNTNSQVEIDFTNLLQANIFSFLILLNVGILLLSGGLMIIVLLKLNVFYGRRYGFNVFYIAIHLLAIIVFNLYLHQNTEWGWGIALSASLLIIVLGITVIRKPFDEFLHQDVQNYLLVTLAFTVLVSHNVFLGQNDNRDNKASRIAQEFNSRRVSTIATFSQLKSNTEETTEWILSNWNKQYSDVSSFKSWFLSEYLRNKFKDFEQNLYLFDENGRQFDPEKGKEPITNPFLGVPIEDLGDSIAEDLFQIPNSENRYIDIYVGRLEMLLGKDSASLQPVVFSIELIPTQRETDGLYPSLTLDEEAYEEIQMINSYDHAIYRDEYLHYKRGQSAFPVNFSKKSSELEEPELISSGQMELIKDVGPNKFVVIRYKDLDLFEMTSIFSFIFYFYILAALLLISIPTVVLRSLHSPQLRKKPPLRSKIRYGLFVISLLPMLIIMLLLSSFIRDRYYDDAREELRREAERVANSLKDEYTILNEDPYRRITLLRSFSDQVKAMGEVSENDITVYDNDGKSVATTQPLIFNSNINTDLMNDVALRRLSAGKESDLVVEEEIGTLSYLSAYWPILQNNEVPIGYINVPYLANQAQLDEQVFSFLAYLANIYLLVFLLINVVSVIVSSTITKPLAMVQQRLSNTNLGAENELIDWESDDEIGEIVRAYNQMVSQLEESEEKLTQSERELAWRQMARQVAHEIKNPLTPMKLNIQHLNRAFDERGPRLQKMFPKVMKTLLAQIDSLVRIANSFSEFAKMPEPVNSRILVNDVLHEVVDLYTQSEEAIWLIDIPQDDFWSFADREQLSRCFTNIIKNALQAVNENGIIHVSMKINGDHALIEIKDNGKGMTEEVQKRIFEPSFSTKSSGMGLGLAIVKRIIESANGTITFESEESVGTTFRIILPEVRIENMVTITEGAA, encoded by the coding sequence TTGCTCTTTTTACTGTTCGGTACAGCACTCTATCTGTACGATCAGGACCACACAGATTATAAGATCCTTTCTGAAGTTGAAACCCAGCTTCAGCGGGACTTTAATTCCTGTCTGGCCTACTTCTCTGGTGATTCTATTGAAGGAAGAGATAGTAAAGAATTTTGTCCCTCCTGTGAGCTCATTTATGATGAAACAGGAAAACTTTATTCCTGGAGCAATTACAAAATGCTCCCCGCCCAGAGTTTTATCAATCGCATCAAAGACTTTCCTAAAGATCCGATTCTGAATCTCGGATCACGCCGATATTTCCAAACACAAAGAAATCTGGGAGATAGTACAGAAGTACTCTTTTTCCCTTTACATATTCCCTATCGGGTTTTCAACTCTAATCTGGTTCCCTATTTCTTTCTAGGTAGTTACAAAAGCTATTTCTATGGAAATGGAAATGAGAAATACCTCAAAGATCTGATCATCAATTTTGGGAATGAAGATTTGGGCGCAGACATCCGAATCCGAGATCCGGAAGGAAATATCATCTATACGCTGAGCAATGTGCCAACCATTGTCTTTCGTTCATTCATTCGGTATTCGGTCCTGGCGCTTATCATTCTCGGAGCCATATTTCTGGCCGTTTATCTGCGAATTTATGCCCTGAATCGAAATCATTATCGATATTTTATCAATGTATCCCTTTTCGTAGGGATCATCCTGATTCGGGCACTGATGTTCTTCCTGGGCTTGCCGGGAGATTACTGGGACCTCGATCTCTTCTCACCGGATATCCTGGCATTTGATCCTTTCTTTGCACCCTCACTGGGGGAACTTACGATCAATATCTTCACGATATTTGCCCTGGCCTGGATTCTATATGTGCATCTGTTTCGCCTCTCCAATCTCCTGTACCGAAAAATAGTACAGCGTCATGTACTGGCATGGGTGTGTATGCTCTGTACACTCTTCCTGAGTTCGTATATCCTGTATGAATACATCTCTCTCTTCTCGACCCTGAACACCAACTCACAGGTCGAGATTGACTTTACCAATCTGCTGCAAGCCAACATCTTTTCTTTCCTCATTCTATTGAATGTGGGGATTCTCTTGTTGTCAGGAGGCTTGATGATCATCGTTTTGCTAAAGTTAAATGTCTTTTATGGCAGGAGATATGGCTTCAATGTTTTTTACATAGCCATTCACCTGCTGGCGATCATAGTATTTAATCTATACCTCCACCAGAATACAGAATGGGGATGGGGAATAGCCCTGTCAGCTTCCTTGCTTATCATAGTCCTGGGGATTACGGTCATCCGGAAACCTTTCGACGAATTTCTTCACCAGGATGTACAAAACTACCTCCTGGTTACCCTTGCATTTACAGTCCTGGTTTCGCACAACGTATTTCTTGGACAGAATGATAATCGCGATAATAAAGCCAGTCGCATTGCACAGGAATTCAATAGCCGAAGGGTATCAACCATTGCGACATTTTCTCAGCTAAAGAGTAATACCGAAGAAACGACGGAATGGATACTCTCCAATTGGAATAAACAATACTCTGATGTAAGTAGCTTTAAGAGCTGGTTCCTGAGTGAGTATTTGAGGAATAAATTCAAAGACTTCGAACAAAATCTTTACCTCTTTGACGAAAACGGGAGACAATTTGATCCTGAGAAAGGCAAAGAGCCGATTACCAATCCTTTTCTGGGAGTGCCTATCGAAGACCTGGGGGATAGCATAGCAGAAGACCTGTTTCAGATTCCGAACTCTGAAAATCGATATATAGACATTTATGTAGGGAGATTGGAGATGCTGTTGGGGAAAGACTCTGCCAGTTTGCAGCCTGTTGTATTCTCCATTGAATTGATCCCAACCCAGCGAGAAACAGATGGTCTGTATCCTTCCCTTACCCTGGATGAGGAAGCCTATGAGGAAATCCAGATGATCAATTCCTATGATCATGCCATCTATCGGGATGAGTATTTACATTATAAAAGAGGGCAATCTGCCTTTCCCGTCAATTTCAGTAAGAAAAGTTCTGAATTGGAAGAGCCTGAGCTAATTTCCTCAGGACAAATGGAATTGATAAAAGATGTAGGGCCAAACAAATTTGTCGTAATCCGATACAAGGACCTGGATCTTTTTGAGATGACCTCCATTTTCTCCTTTATCTTTTATTTTTACATCCTAGCAGCTTTATTGCTGATTTCTATACCTACAGTTGTTCTTAGGTCTTTGCATTCTCCTCAACTGAGGAAGAAGCCGCCTTTAAGATCAAAAATCCGCTATGGACTTTTTGTGATCAGCTTGTTGCCCATGCTGATCATTATGTTGCTGCTTTCAAGCTTTATCCGGGATCGATACTACGATGATGCCAGAGAAGAGTTGAGACGAGAAGCAGAAAGAGTAGCCAATTCTCTAAAGGATGAATATACCATTCTGAATGAGGATCCATATCGGAGGATCACCTTGCTAAGGTCATTTAGTGATCAGGTGAAGGCTATGGGGGAGGTGAGTGAAAATGATATCACCGTTTACGATAATGATGGAAAGAGTGTAGCGACTACCCAGCCGCTTATCTTTAACTCCAACATCAATACGGACTTGATGAATGATGTGGCGCTTCGAAGGCTATCGGCGGGGAAAGAGTCAGATCTGGTAGTAGAAGAAGAAATCGGTACGCTAAGTTACCTTTCCGCGTATTGGCCCATCCTGCAAAACAATGAGGTTCCGATTGGATACATCAATGTACCTTATCTAGCAAATCAGGCTCAACTGGACGAACAGGTCTTTAGTTTCCTGGCATATCTTGCAAATATTTACCTCCTGGTATTCCTCCTGATCAATGTGGTATCTGTGATTGTCTCAAGTACGATCACCAAGCCTCTGGCTATGGTACAACAGCGTTTGTCCAATACAAACCTGGGAGCAGAAAACGAATTGATTGACTGGGAATCAGACGATGAGATCGGTGAGATTGTGCGCGCTTACAATCAGATGGTATCTCAATTGGAGGAATCGGAAGAAAAGCTGACCCAATCAGAACGGGAATTGGCCTGGAGACAGATGGCGCGTCAGGTGGCACATGAGATTAAGAATCCCCTGACTCCGATGAAGCTGAATATTCAGCATTTGAATCGGGCCTTTGATGAAAGAGGGCCTCGCCTTCAAAAAATGTTCCCCAAGGTCATGAAGACCTTGTTGGCTCAAATCGACTCATTGGTACGTATTGCAAATTCATTCTCAGAATTTGCCAAAATGCCCGAACCCGTAAATTCCCGCATCCTCGTCAATGATGTATTGCATGAGGTAGTCGATCTATATACGCAATCCGAAGAAGCCATTTGGCTCATAGACATACCACAGGACGACTTTTGGTCCTTTGCCGACCGCGAACAGTTATCCCGCTGCTTCACTAATATTATCAAAAATGCCCTGCAGGCAGTAAACGAAAACGGGATTATCCACGTTTCCATGAAGATCAATGGTGATCACGCCTTGATTGAGATTAAGGATAATGGAAAAGGAATGACCGAGGAAGTACAAAAACGCATCTTCGAACCCAGCTTCTCAACCAAGTCCTCCGGGATGGGATTGGGACTGGCTATCGTGAAGCGTATCATTGAAAGTGCCAATGGTACCATCACCTTTGAAAGCGAAGAAAGCGTAGGAACTACCTTCCGCATTATACTGCCTGAAGTTCGCATTGAAAACATGGTTACCATTACAGAAGGTGCTGCTTAG
- a CDS encoding glycosyltransferase — MRKKRIIISVINDLVGDQRIIRIASALQAHDFEVEVVGRKLPDSLEVGKLPYKTHRMRLFFQKGKFFYLEYNIRLFFLLLFRKVDILNSNDLDTLLANFLISRLRGKKLVYDSHEYFTEVPELIHRPTTRKAWLRLEQWIFPKLQNVYTVNASIAGMYKEKYGVKVDVVRNLPTHKEVGEKGDKRILIYQGALNVARGIELMIDSMEYLPEYELWIVGKGDIEEELKARAKALDKGGKVKFKGFVRPDELGTLTRQAGLGLSLEEDRGLSYRYSSPNKIYDYLQASLPVLVSDLPEMAALVRNYGVGEVLEKEERKVKKLAERIRGICEGDTYDSYREKSIAAARELNWEKEQIHLINHYKKEI, encoded by the coding sequence ATGAGAAAGAAGCGAATCATTATTTCCGTAATTAATGACCTGGTAGGCGACCAGCGGATCATTCGTATTGCCTCTGCTCTTCAAGCCCATGATTTCGAAGTGGAGGTAGTAGGACGAAAGCTGCCGGATTCTCTGGAAGTTGGGAAACTGCCTTACAAGACACATCGAATGCGTCTATTCTTTCAGAAGGGAAAATTCTTTTACCTGGAGTACAATATTCGCCTCTTTTTCCTATTGCTATTTCGGAAAGTAGACATCCTCAATTCAAATGACCTCGATACCCTTCTGGCCAATTTTCTCATTTCCCGACTGAGGGGAAAGAAGCTGGTCTATGATAGCCACGAATATTTTACGGAAGTACCCGAATTGATCCATCGGCCGACTACCCGCAAAGCATGGCTTAGGCTAGAGCAATGGATTTTTCCCAAATTACAGAATGTCTATACCGTGAATGCCTCTATCGCAGGCATGTATAAGGAAAAATATGGAGTCAAGGTGGATGTCGTAAGAAATCTGCCTACCCATAAAGAAGTCGGGGAAAAAGGCGATAAACGCATCCTTATTTATCAGGGAGCACTCAATGTTGCACGAGGCATCGAACTGATGATCGATAGCATGGAGTATCTTCCGGAATACGAGCTTTGGATCGTGGGAAAAGGAGATATCGAAGAAGAGTTGAAAGCGAGGGCTAAAGCATTGGATAAAGGCGGGAAGGTTAAATTTAAAGGCTTTGTCCGGCCAGATGAACTGGGAACACTCACCCGACAAGCCGGTCTGGGCTTGAGTCTGGAGGAAGATCGGGGCCTTAGTTATCGTTACTCCTCACCCAATAAGATCTATGACTACCTTCAGGCATCCTTGCCAGTACTCGTTTCTGATTTGCCGGAAATGGCAGCTTTGGTGCGAAACTATGGAGTAGGGGAAGTTTTGGAGAAAGAAGAAAGGAAAGTAAAAAAGCTAGCAGAACGGATTAGAGGGATATGCGAAGGAGATACCTATGACAGCTATCGGGAAAAGAGCATAGCAGCCGCCCGGGAATTGAACTGGGAGAAAGAACAAATTCATTTGATCAACCATTACAAAAAAGAGATATGA
- the rfaD gene encoding ADP-glyceromanno-heptose 6-epimerase, whose amino-acid sequence MILVTGAAGFIGSYVASGLYKAGYRELILSDDFSREAQKANYASLSDQLFIDRKDLIGKLDELGNKISYVIHLGARTDTAEQDWGIFQELNLSFSKAIWDFCVKNDIPLIYASSAATYGDGSLGFSDQLDLIPQLKPLNPYGQSKQDFDLWALNQEEKPPRWAGLKFFNVYGPNEYHKGRMASVILHAHKQILETGKLRLFRSHKEGYADGEQKRDFIYVKDILDVILFLMKQEQLADIFNLGCGQARTFNDLASAIFRAMEKERLLEYFDTPIDIRDSYQYFTQADMSKLKKAGYDKAFTRLEEGVFDYVRYFLTEKNYF is encoded by the coding sequence ATGATCCTCGTAACAGGTGCCGCCGGATTTATTGGGAGCTATGTTGCCTCAGGCCTATATAAAGCAGGATATCGCGAGCTGATATTGTCGGATGACTTTAGCAGAGAGGCTCAGAAAGCCAATTATGCTTCTCTATCGGATCAGCTATTTATAGACAGAAAGGATTTGATTGGGAAATTGGATGAGCTGGGGAATAAAATCAGCTATGTGATTCATCTGGGGGCAAGAACAGATACGGCAGAACAGGATTGGGGTATTTTTCAGGAATTGAACCTTAGCTTCTCAAAAGCAATTTGGGATTTCTGCGTAAAAAATGATATTCCTCTTATCTATGCTTCTAGTGCTGCGACCTATGGAGATGGAAGTTTGGGTTTTTCTGATCAGCTTGATCTCATTCCCCAACTAAAACCCCTCAATCCCTATGGCCAAAGTAAACAGGATTTTGATCTTTGGGCCTTGAATCAGGAGGAGAAGCCCCCACGTTGGGCCGGACTGAAATTTTTCAATGTCTATGGTCCCAATGAATACCACAAAGGCAGAATGGCAAGCGTGATCCTGCATGCCCACAAGCAAATCCTTGAGACCGGAAAACTCAGGTTGTTTCGTTCCCATAAAGAAGGATATGCTGATGGGGAACAAAAACGGGACTTTATCTATGTGAAGGATATACTCGATGTGATTCTCTTCTTGATGAAGCAAGAGCAGCTTGCTGATATATTTAATCTGGGATGTGGTCAAGCCCGAACCTTCAATGACCTGGCTTCCGCAATTTTTCGCGCCATGGAAAAAGAAAGACTTCTGGAATATTTTGACACGCCTATAGATATCCGGGATTCTTATCAATATTTTACCCAGGCCGATATGAGCAAACTGAAAAAAGCTGGATATGATAAAGCCTTCACCAGGCTAGAAGAGGGCGTTTTTGATTATGTCAGGTACTTTTTGACGGAAAAAAACTACTTCTGA
- a CDS encoding pyridoxal phosphate-dependent aminotransferase has product MPQLSTRAKEIPASPIRKLVPYADAAKSRGTHVYHLNIGQPDIKTPRSFFEAIEQANPEVLAYTHSEGILPLREKIASYYSRLGYPINDQEVLVTTGASEALSFVFSTCFNPGDELIVPEPFYANYNGFSVFSDINIVPIQTDIEDNFSLPPMEAFEALITERTKGILICNPGNPTGVMYPKESLEKLGEIVKKHNLYLIADEVYREFAYDNLKHHSILGLEGLEENAIVTDSVSKRFSACGARIGCIVSRNKSFRNAALKFCQARLCSPALGQIGAAAMYDLPPSFYEEVVVEYVARRNTLLEHLRKIEGVYVPEVNGAFYAMVRLPIDDSEKFCQWMLEEFSHEGATVMMAPGSGFYSTAGRGKDEVRMAYVLQESDLVKAVAALKKALEVYPGRTN; this is encoded by the coding sequence ATGCCCCAACTTTCCACCCGAGCCAAAGAAATTCCAGCTTCTCCCATCCGGAAGCTTGTACCTTATGCTGATGCAGCCAAAAGCAGAGGCACCCACGTTTATCATTTGAATATTGGACAGCCGGACATAAAAACTCCGCGTTCCTTTTTCGAAGCCATAGAGCAAGCCAATCCAGAAGTACTTGCCTATACTCATTCGGAAGGCATTCTGCCCCTCAGGGAGAAAATTGCCAGCTATTATAGCCGATTGGGCTATCCGATCAATGATCAAGAGGTTTTAGTTACCACGGGAGCTTCGGAAGCCCTGAGTTTTGTATTCAGCACCTGCTTCAATCCCGGTGATGAATTGATTGTGCCAGAGCCTTTCTATGCCAATTATAATGGCTTCTCTGTTTTCTCGGATATCAATATAGTCCCGATTCAAACGGATATAGAAGACAATTTTTCGCTTCCTCCTATGGAAGCTTTTGAAGCCCTGATTACAGAAAGAACCAAAGGCATCCTGATCTGCAATCCCGGAAATCCTACCGGCGTGATGTATCCCAAAGAATCTCTGGAAAAATTGGGAGAAATTGTCAAAAAGCACAATCTCTACCTGATTGCAGATGAGGTTTATCGTGAATTTGCTTACGACAATCTAAAGCATCACTCTATTTTGGGTCTTGAAGGTCTGGAAGAAAATGCCATCGTTACAGATTCCGTTTCCAAGCGTTTCTCTGCATGTGGTGCTCGTATTGGATGCATTGTGTCTCGAAACAAAAGCTTTAGAAATGCAGCCTTGAAATTTTGTCAGGCCCGTCTGTGCTCACCTGCCTTAGGGCAAATAGGTGCTGCAGCCATGTACGACCTGCCTCCCAGCTTTTATGAGGAAGTGGTAGTAGAATATGTAGCCAGAAGAAATACCCTGCTTGAGCACTTGAGAAAAATCGAAGGCGTTTATGTGCCTGAGGTAAATGGTGCTTTTTATGCGATGGTTCGTTTGCCCATAGATGATTCTGAGAAATTTTGCCAGTGGATGTTAGAGGAATTTAGCCACGAGGGCGCTACAGTTATGATGGCTCCGGGTTCTGGCTTTTATTCAACAGCAGGTAGAGGAAAAGACGAGGTTCGTATGGCTTATGTCTTGCAAGAATCTGATCTGGTAAAAGCAGTCGCTGCTTTGAAAAAGGCGCTGGAGGTCTATCCCGGCAGGACGAATTAG